A genome region from Halorussus pelagicus includes the following:
- a CDS encoding MBL fold metallo-hydrolase has translation MITNLARGVQAFTSNAFLVEGDRTVLVDTGANFDAVERVRDRGADLDAVVLTHTHHDHIGNLDAVTEAFGVETWGFDTDHPAVENAIADEETVRLGDHAYTALHTPGHKNDHLCFHTSAASVLFAGDLIFQNGSFGRTDLEEGDRDRLVESIDRVRERTDETLSEMYVGHGPSVTTDPYHDVELAARAARMG, from the coding sequence ATGATTACGAACCTCGCGCGCGGCGTGCAGGCGTTCACGAGCAACGCCTTTCTCGTGGAGGGCGACCGGACCGTGCTGGTCGATACCGGGGCGAACTTCGACGCCGTCGAGCGAGTCCGCGACCGGGGCGCGGACCTCGACGCGGTCGTTCTCACGCACACCCACCACGACCACATCGGAAACCTCGACGCCGTCACGGAGGCGTTCGGCGTCGAGACGTGGGGCTTCGACACCGACCACCCCGCCGTCGAGAACGCCATCGCGGACGAGGAGACGGTGCGACTCGGCGACCACGCCTACACGGCACTCCACACGCCGGGCCACAAGAACGACCACCTCTGCTTCCACACGTCGGCCGCGAGCGTCCTGTTTGCGGGCGACTTGATCTTCCAGAACGGAAGCTTCGGCCGGACCGACCTCGAAGAGGGCGACCGGGACCGACTCGTCGAGAGCATCGACCGAGTGCGCGAGCGCACGGACGAGACGCTCTCGGAGATGTACGTCGGCCACGGGCCGAGCGTCACCACCGACCCGTATCACGACGTGGAACTGGCCGCTCGCGCGGCCCGGATGGGGTGA
- the cas4 gene encoding CRISPR-associated protein Cas4, whose product MMMQYYEVCERELWFLSRNIEIDRENPAVVRGTHVDDETYEEKRRNFSIDGTISLDVLDDGQVLEVKPSSSLVEPAKLQLLYYLWYLDRVVGVEKSGVLAHPTERKRESVELTDENAARVEDAIRGVHEIVTRESPPPAEEKPFCESCAYYDFCWSC is encoded by the coding sequence GTGATGATGCAATACTACGAGGTGTGTGAGCGCGAACTCTGGTTTCTGAGCCGAAATATCGAAATCGACCGCGAAAACCCGGCTGTCGTCCGAGGAACGCACGTAGACGACGAGACCTACGAGGAGAAACGCCGGAACTTCAGCATCGACGGGACGATTTCGCTCGACGTGCTGGACGACGGGCAGGTGTTGGAGGTCAAACCCTCGTCATCGTTGGTCGAACCGGCGAAGCTCCAACTGCTGTACTACCTGTGGTATCTCGACCGCGTGGTCGGCGTCGAGAAATCGGGCGTCCTCGCCCACCCGACCGAGCGCAAGCGGGAATCGGTCGAGTTGACCGACGAAAACGCGGCGCGAGTCGAAGACGCCATCCGCGGAGTTCACGAGATTGTGACTCGGGAATCGCCGCCGCCTGCCGAGGAAAAACCGTTCTGCGAATCGTGTGCGTACTACGACTTCTGCTGGAGTTGTTAA
- a CDS encoding DMT family transporter encodes MISEKVGSKIPLSAVLFVLLATFWGGSFVAIEIGLHYFPPLTFAGLRYAVAGVVILGYAVVATDRWRPRDREEYLAVAVVGAFVIAGYHGLLYLGEMRVSGAVASVVVSLSPVLTAGFAAVLLDERLTVLKGVGFALGITGVAIVAGLNPASALSASVVGVGLVVVGIACFALGGVLTRPLRTDLPIATLEGWAMLSGSSLLFVIGAARGESLGAIRPTPTALASFAYLTLLSGVVAYMVYFYLLDEVGPTQLNLVGYLEPVVATLASWALLGELVGPSTLVGFAAIFAGFAVLNRHAVRELVVSAQRSIGRDDSSNADGEESAWSGSAGPADD; translated from the coding sequence ATGATTTCGGAGAAGGTTGGAAGTAAAATTCCACTCTCTGCCGTATTGTTCGTACTACTCGCTACGTTCTGGGGCGGTTCGTTCGTCGCCATCGAAATCGGGCTGCATTACTTCCCGCCGCTGACGTTCGCCGGACTCCGCTACGCGGTCGCGGGCGTAGTCATTCTGGGCTACGCCGTCGTGGCGACCGACCGCTGGCGGCCCCGCGACCGCGAGGAGTATCTCGCGGTCGCCGTCGTCGGTGCGTTCGTCATCGCGGGCTACCACGGCCTGCTCTATCTGGGCGAGATGCGCGTCTCCGGCGCGGTCGCGTCGGTCGTCGTCAGCCTCTCGCCGGTCCTGACCGCCGGATTCGCGGCGGTCCTGCTTGACGAGCGACTGACCGTCCTGAAGGGCGTCGGCTTCGCGCTCGGTATCACGGGCGTGGCAATCGTCGCGGGCCTGAACCCCGCGAGCGCACTCTCAGCGAGCGTCGTCGGCGTCGGTCTCGTCGTGGTCGGCATCGCGTGCTTCGCGCTCGGCGGAGTCCTGACCCGACCGCTCCGGACCGACCTGCCGATAGCGACGCTGGAGGGGTGGGCGATGCTCAGCGGTTCCAGTCTGCTGTTCGTTATCGGCGCGGCCCGCGGCGAGTCGCTCGGCGCAATTCGGCCGACGCCGACCGCGCTGGCGTCGTTCGCCTACCTGACGCTCCTCTCGGGGGTCGTGGCCTACATGGTTTACTTCTACCTGCTGGACGAGGTGGGACCGACCCAACTCAACCTCGTGGGCTACCTCGAACCCGTCGTGGCGACGCTGGCGAGTTGGGCGCTACTGGGCGAGTTGGTCGGTCCCTCGACGCTCGTCGGGTTCGCCGCCATCTTCGCCGGGTTCGCGGTGCTGAACCGCCACGCCGTCCGCGAGTTGGTGGTCTCGGCCCAGCGTTCGATTGGGCGCGACGACAGCTCAAACGCCGACGGCGAAGAGAGCGCGTGGTCCGGCTCTGCGGGACCCGCCGACGACTAG
- a CDS encoding ATPase, which yields MRILVAGGERVDAGKTTFTTGLLSRLGAVGFKPRAGNDYWFDHDDYRHAVSEGRLYGKDAKRLADASSTACDADFDPEDLNAVHRLWRPSPGPDTGLVGQARRQFVLDRVGESFVVNARADVPESARKALPLADAPAVESVAQLDEITRQLHLPMFEGFAERVRELQRETGGTAVVESYGDVALPIRGLSFDAVAVVEPGRMRAYDGERFLKACEVAGGSAREGRLEVHTDDVTDLADPKATARLPALPSEDRRDPAAVARAYADAFGELLAVTEA from the coding sequence ATGAGGATACTCGTCGCTGGCGGCGAGCGCGTTGACGCCGGAAAGACGACGTTTACGACTGGCCTGCTCTCCCGACTCGGCGCGGTCGGGTTCAAGCCCCGCGCGGGCAACGACTACTGGTTCGACCACGACGACTACCGGCACGCCGTCTCCGAGGGCCGACTCTACGGGAAGGACGCCAAGCGACTCGCCGACGCGAGTTCGACCGCCTGTGACGCCGATTTCGATCCCGAAGACCTGAACGCGGTCCATCGACTCTGGCGGCCCTCGCCCGGTCCCGACACCGGACTCGTCGGGCAGGCCCGCCGACAGTTCGTGCTGGACCGCGTCGGCGAGTCGTTCGTCGTGAACGCCCGCGCCGACGTGCCCGAGTCCGCCCGCAAAGCTCTCCCGTTGGCCGACGCGCCCGCCGTCGAATCGGTCGCCCAACTGGACGAAATCACCCGACAGCTCCACCTGCCGATGTTCGAGGGGTTCGCCGAGCGCGTCCGCGAACTCCAGCGCGAGACCGGCGGGACCGCAGTCGTGGAGTCGTACGGCGACGTTGCGCTCCCGATTCGGGGCCTCTCGTTCGACGCGGTAGCCGTGGTCGAACCCGGCCGCATGCGGGCCTACGACGGCGAGCGCTTCCTGAAGGCCTGCGAGGTGGCGGGCGGGAGCGCCCGCGAAGGCCGACTGGAGGTTCACACCGACGACGTGACAGACCTCGCGGACCCCAAGGCGACCGCACGCCTCCCGGCGCTCCCCAGCGAGGACCGACGGGACCCCGCCGCCGTCGCGCGCGCCTACGCCGACGCGTTCGGCGAACTGCTGGCGGTCACCGAGGCGTAG
- a CDS encoding Rieske (2Fe-2S) protein yields the protein MTEQTRLTAAETVHEQRSWLFTVRDRHGELDEVILVPCEDGKDRNDDASDASADSGVEAWVNRCTHEAQRLDRGFGAAMRNGQVVCPKHGSLFDACSGDCDNGDAAGTTLVSVAVAVEDGGVYLTDDGYEFVHEGSLEDGAKEGSDDAEDDGDDAPSSTSHIGF from the coding sequence GTGACCGAGCAAACGCGACTGACCGCGGCGGAGACGGTCCATGAACAACGTTCGTGGCTGTTCACGGTCCGAGACCGTCACGGCGAACTGGACGAAGTGATTCTGGTGCCCTGCGAAGACGGCAAAGACAGGAACGATGACGCAAGCGACGCGAGCGCCGACTCCGGGGTCGAGGCGTGGGTCAACCGCTGTACCCACGAGGCCCAGCGACTCGACCGCGGATTCGGCGCGGCGATGCGCAACGGGCAGGTCGTCTGCCCGAAGCACGGGTCGCTGTTCGATGCCTGCTCGGGCGACTGCGACAACGGGGACGCCGCGGGCACGACGCTCGTCTCGGTCGCAGTCGCGGTCGAAGACGGCGGGGTTTACCTGACCGACGACGGCTACGAGTTCGTCCACGAGGGAAGCCTCGAAGACGGAGCGAAAGAAGGGAGCGACGACGCGGAGGACGACGGCGACGACGCGCCGAGTTCGACCTCCCACATCGGTTTCTGA
- the cas1b gene encoding type I-B CRISPR-associated endonuclease Cas1b, whose product MDRNYHVFSDGRLERNNDTVRLVTEDGEKKYLPVENAEALFVHGQVDYNTRLMSFLDDHGVAMHVFGWGDYYSGSIMPKRGQTSGQTLVEQVRAYDDPERRLGLARKFVAGSIHNMRTNVKYYDNRGHDFASIVETLEDCRGNLDEADDVDEAMGVEATARRAYYSIFDAILPEGFVFGGRQYNPPNNEVNSLISFGNSLVYANVVSAIRATALDPAVSYLHEPGERRYSLALDIAELFKPLLTDRLIFRLVNRGQLSTDEFETELNSCLLTESGRKTFSKAFEETLEETVEHPNLKRKVSYQYLLRLEAYKLKKHLLTGENYEPFERWW is encoded by the coding sequence ATGGATAGGAACTACCACGTCTTTTCGGATGGTCGCCTCGAGCGCAACAACGACACGGTCCGACTCGTGACCGAGGACGGCGAGAAGAAGTATCTCCCCGTCGAGAACGCCGAAGCACTGTTCGTCCACGGGCAGGTCGATTACAACACGCGCTTGATGTCGTTTTTGGACGACCACGGCGTCGCCATGCACGTATTTGGGTGGGGTGACTACTACTCGGGGTCGATAATGCCCAAGCGGGGCCAGACCTCCGGGCAGACGCTGGTCGAGCAGGTCCGTGCCTACGACGACCCCGAACGGCGACTCGGTCTCGCTCGGAAGTTCGTTGCGGGAAGTATCCACAACATGCGGACCAACGTCAAATACTACGACAACCGCGGCCACGATTTCGCCAGCATAGTCGAGACGCTGGAGGACTGCCGTGGGAATCTGGACGAGGCCGACGACGTAGACGAGGCGATGGGAGTCGAAGCGACCGCTCGGCGGGCGTACTACTCGATCTTCGACGCGATTCTGCCCGAGGGGTTCGTCTTCGGGGGACGACAGTACAATCCGCCGAACAACGAGGTCAACAGTCTCATTTCGTTCGGGAACTCGCTGGTGTACGCCAACGTCGTATCGGCGATTCGGGCGACGGCGCTCGACCCCGCGGTGAGCTACCTCCACGAACCGGGCGAGCGGCGCTACTCGCTGGCACTGGACATCGCAGAGCTGTTCAAACCACTCCTTACCGACCGCCTCATCTTCCGACTGGTGAACCGCGGACAACTCAGTACCGACGAGTTCGAGACGGAACTCAACTCTTGTCTGCTCACCGAGAGCGGTCGGAAAACGTTCTCGAAAGCCTTCGAGGAGACGCTGGAGGAGACCGTCGAGCATCCGAACCTCAAGCGAAAGGTCAGCTATCAGTACCTCCTGCGACTGGAAGCGTACAAGCTCAAAAAGCACCTGCTGACCGGTGAGAACTACGAACCCTTCGAGCGGTGGTGGTAG
- a CDS encoding DUF6498-containing protein gives MTNSRQLWRRTLAGVAVANALPLVGIALFDWGLAHLLIVYWVEITAEALRRTLEATFAGQRGAAENWAAADSRWGWRSPFRSLREKRGGVQLHETLPPTYPRSFPRVFDLGRAILGLSLFSGAGLWLATAGSGVFVESLLVAGATTLAREGTTLADHVRSRDYHELVPQSILTPRSILGVVLLAVIVVWGVALGPSPTESTGVVFALVYLARVGFDVYSVVGQRERFDPLDPSEADFEDDDEWQLVIVPDRDPTDVFHTNRRAVWLSAVVDGLLGMLNPRRFAAAGVTAFLGFVVAGTMWAVVGASVVVIVTVAHTLVEKDLRWGHLEYRVYEGVVVCYDCLLDEPQWRVERGQVTDATDRSGLLGSALGVSSISLERRGNGTRRTLRHLDTANPPVSELG, from the coding sequence ATGACGAACAGCCGACAGCTGTGGCGGCGCACCTTGGCTGGCGTAGCCGTGGCCAACGCCCTCCCGCTCGTCGGAATCGCTCTGTTCGATTGGGGTCTCGCACACCTCCTGATCGTCTACTGGGTCGAGATTACCGCCGAAGCGCTCCGGCGAACGCTGGAGGCGACGTTTGCGGGCCAGCGTGGCGCTGCGGAGAATTGGGCGGCCGCCGACTCGCGGTGGGGATGGCGCTCACCGTTTCGCTCGCTCCGAGAGAAGCGTGGCGGGGTCCAACTCCACGAGACACTACCGCCGACCTACCCGCGGTCGTTTCCTCGCGTGTTCGACCTCGGACGAGCAATTCTTGGTCTCTCGCTCTTCAGCGGTGCTGGACTCTGGCTCGCAACCGCCGGGAGCGGCGTGTTCGTCGAGAGTCTACTCGTCGCGGGCGCGACGACACTCGCCCGCGAGGGGACGACACTCGCAGATCACGTCCGCTCGCGCGACTACCACGAACTCGTCCCACAGTCAATCCTCACCCCGCGATCAATCCTCGGAGTCGTTTTGCTCGCGGTAATCGTCGTCTGGGGCGTTGCGCTCGGTCCATCACCGACCGAAAGCACAGGAGTCGTCTTCGCGCTCGTCTACCTCGCTCGCGTCGGGTTCGACGTGTACAGCGTGGTCGGACAGCGCGAACGGTTCGACCCGCTCGACCCGAGCGAAGCCGACTTCGAAGACGACGATGAGTGGCAACTGGTCATCGTCCCCGACAGAGACCCGACGGACGTATTTCACACGAATCGCCGCGCGGTGTGGCTCAGCGCGGTCGTCGATGGACTCCTCGGAATGTTGAACCCCCGGCGCTTCGCCGCGGCGGGCGTCACCGCCTTCCTCGGGTTCGTCGTTGCCGGGACGATGTGGGCAGTCGTCGGTGCGAGCGTAGTTGTGATAGTAACAGTCGCACACACGCTCGTGGAGAAAGACCTCCGGTGGGGGCACTTGGAGTACCGAGTGTACGAGGGTGTCGTCGTCTGTTACGACTGTCTGCTGGACGAACCGCAGTGGCGCGTCGAACGCGGACAGGTCACGGACGCGACGGACCGGTCCGGACTGCTCGGAAGCGCTCTGGGCGTCTCATCGATTTCGCTGGAGCGTCGAGGAAACGGAACCCGCCGGACGCTCCGGCACCTCGACACTGCCAACCCACCGGTCTCGGAACTCGGCTGA
- a CDS encoding helix-turn-helix transcriptional regulator, translated as MSPTETRDEIPRTAPTPKTLDTSGATLAEFPTTVTAAPRTLGVANNFDSVEFHITVHENGTAEWTFTYQRTLNNETERQQFEQFAEEFNNNSTQLYTNFKQQARQLASEGQNVTERSMKAEKFGKRAEIGGIVNDNRGVVKMSFHWTSFARGDEEMTVIGDVFVGGLYIGPNQSLVVHAGSGLKFESVEPRESAIPTEDSLASSESVTWQGERDFVDQRPRIKFEPLATTTTATEETTADGGNVSTVTTNPAGQSPSGEDGWSLLMLFIGAVVVLLGLAAAFAYRQGDFDSFSGSSDTSNGGDGGSGTTAAGNGGTTTSEPSVSDEELLTDEARVKKLLDENGGRMKQVNIVEETGWSKSKVSMLLSEMEEEGDISKLRVGRENIISLEGHEPDAAGSPLEGE; from the coding sequence ATGTCCCCCACGGAGACGCGCGACGAGATTCCGCGAACGGCTCCGACACCGAAGACTCTCGACACGTCCGGGGCGACGCTCGCCGAGTTCCCGACGACAGTCACTGCCGCCCCGCGGACGCTCGGCGTCGCCAATAACTTCGACAGCGTCGAGTTTCACATCACGGTCCACGAGAACGGGACCGCAGAGTGGACGTTCACCTACCAGCGCACGCTGAACAACGAGACCGAGCGCCAGCAGTTCGAGCAGTTCGCCGAGGAGTTCAACAACAACTCGACGCAACTCTACACCAACTTCAAGCAACAGGCCCGCCAGTTGGCCAGCGAAGGCCAGAACGTCACCGAACGTTCGATGAAGGCCGAGAAGTTCGGCAAGCGGGCCGAAATCGGCGGCATCGTGAACGACAACCGGGGCGTCGTCAAGATGTCGTTCCACTGGACCAGTTTCGCCCGCGGTGACGAGGAGATGACCGTCATCGGCGACGTGTTCGTCGGCGGTCTCTACATCGGTCCCAATCAGTCGCTGGTCGTCCACGCCGGGTCCGGCCTGAAGTTCGAGTCGGTCGAACCCCGCGAGTCCGCGATTCCGACCGAAGACTCGCTGGCCAGCAGCGAGTCGGTGACGTGGCAGGGAGAACGCGATTTCGTTGACCAGCGCCCGCGCATCAAGTTCGAACCGCTAGCGACCACGACCACGGCGACGGAGGAGACGACCGCGGATGGCGGTAACGTCTCGACCGTCACGACGAACCCGGCCGGACAATCGCCGTCTGGCGAAGACGGCTGGTCGCTTCTGATGCTGTTTATCGGTGCCGTCGTCGTCCTGCTCGGTCTCGCGGCCGCGTTCGCCTATCGGCAGGGCGACTTCGACTCGTTCTCCGGGAGTAGCGACACCTCCAACGGCGGCGACGGTGGCAGCGGAACGACCGCGGCAGGCAACGGCGGGACCACCACCTCGGAGCCGTCGGTCAGCGACGAGGAACTGCTCACCGACGAGGCCCGCGTCAAGAAACTCTTGGACGAGAACGGCGGCCGGATGAAGCAGGTCAACATCGTCGAAGAGACCGGCTGGTCGAAGTCGAAAGTCAGCATGCTCCTCTCGGAGATGGAAGAAGAGGGCGACATCAGCAAACTTCGCGTCGGCCGCGAGAACATCATCAGTCTCGAAGGCCACGAACCCGACGCCGCGGGGTCGCCGCTCGAAGGCGAGTAA
- a CDS encoding DUF5827 family protein produces the protein MPRPKSEFEQLHPCDFYTAEELLDADQMYTVYEIARLLQGLEPDAEIDAETEDILLDWAIPWVMNNADDLVIAEPEDDDEPGYYGLKSDDR, from the coding sequence ATGCCACGACCGAAGTCGGAGTTCGAACAGCTCCACCCCTGTGACTTCTACACTGCCGAGGAACTGCTCGACGCCGACCAGATGTACACCGTCTATGAAATCGCGCGCCTCCTGCAGGGTCTCGAACCCGACGCGGAAATCGACGCCGAGACCGAGGACATCCTGCTCGACTGGGCCATCCCGTGGGTGATGAACAACGCCGACGACCTTGTCATCGCCGAACCCGAGGACGACGACGAACCGGGCTACTACGGCCTGAAGTCCGACGACCGATGA
- a CDS encoding metal-dependent hydrolase family protein: protein MLVVRGGTVVDADGTREADVAVEDGRIVTVGDVPADPDKEIDATGQFVAPGLIDAHVHLMMDGRADPGEIDGDSESTLAYRATANLRDALDAGVTTVRDLGAPGSLALDARDAVEAGVVEGPRVLACGENIVMTGGHGHWFGREADGVPEVKKAVREQLKRGADVVKCMATGGVLTEGALTGAPELDEAELETVAETAGAKRVPTAAHAHGTAGIKNATRAGISSIEHGTFMDREAAELMADRGTYWVPTGKALYGIVETGTEAGIPEFAVEKAEEAKESWDDAFEYALDAGVPIAMGTDAGTPFNHLADAAEELELMVEHGLSERQALEAATVNAADLLGLDDVGTVTEGARADLVVLDESPLTNVTAWQSPTRVVCRGTTVR, encoded by the coding sequence ATGCTCGTAGTTCGAGGCGGAACCGTCGTGGACGCCGACGGGACCAGAGAGGCCGACGTGGCGGTCGAAGACGGACGAATCGTGACGGTCGGCGACGTACCAGCCGACCCCGACAAGGAAATTGACGCGACGGGCCAGTTCGTCGCGCCCGGACTCATCGACGCGCACGTCCACCTGATGATGGACGGGCGGGCCGACCCCGGCGAAATCGACGGCGACAGCGAATCGACACTCGCCTACCGAGCGACGGCCAACCTCCGGGACGCGCTTGATGCGGGTGTGACGACCGTCCGGGACCTCGGCGCGCCGGGGTCGCTCGCGCTCGACGCCCGAGATGCCGTAGAGGCGGGCGTCGTCGAGGGACCGCGCGTCCTCGCGTGCGGCGAGAACATCGTGATGACCGGCGGGCACGGCCATTGGTTCGGCCGCGAGGCCGACGGCGTGCCCGAAGTCAAGAAGGCGGTCCGCGAGCAACTCAAGCGCGGCGCGGACGTGGTGAAGTGCATGGCGACCGGCGGGGTTCTCACCGAGGGCGCGCTGACGGGCGCGCCGGAACTCGACGAGGCGGAACTCGAAACCGTCGCGGAGACCGCCGGAGCCAAGCGGGTGCCGACCGCGGCCCACGCTCACGGGACCGCGGGCATCAAGAACGCGACTCGGGCCGGGATTTCGAGCATCGAACACGGGACTTTCATGGACCGCGAGGCGGCCGAACTGATGGCCGACCGAGGCACCTACTGGGTGCCAACCGGGAAGGCGCTCTACGGCATCGTCGAGACCGGGACTGAGGCGGGGATTCCGGAGTTCGCCGTCGAGAAGGCCGAGGAGGCCAAGGAGTCGTGGGACGACGCCTTCGAGTACGCGCTCGACGCCGGGGTGCCGATTGCGATGGGGACCGACGCCGGAACGCCGTTCAACCACCTCGCGGACGCCGCCGAGGAGTTAGAGTTGATGGTCGAACACGGTCTCTCGGAGCGACAGGCGCTGGAGGCCGCGACAGTCAACGCCGCAGACCTGCTCGGGCTTGACGACGTAGGCACGGTCACTGAGGGCGCTCGCGCCGACCTCGTGGTGCTGGATGAGAGTCCACTGACCAACGTGACAGCGTGGCAATCGCCAACGCGCGTCGTGTGTCGTGGAACCACAGTTCGGTGA
- a CDS encoding archaellin/type IV pilin N-terminal domain-containing protein: protein MDLETWTTRERGQVGIGTLIVFIAMVLVAAIAAGVLLNTSGALADRAEQTSRDSTDRVSNRLMVVSAYGHVTDEEYNSEPKSTTDIMPNESVDTVELTVKLSPGSGTVNLSQATLSWVGPRTATTLVHGESADYAPGVLDKGNPGTFGLEPDDGDSDDDQTAPHQVFNTYALDDNDHTTLSGQGQRIKIHVNAGLVEAETRDAVTPPYSEPLRGGSEVRLKLTTPSGATTVYRLTVPQSLAGSEFVSL from the coding sequence ATGGATTTAGAAACGTGGACCACGCGCGAACGTGGGCAGGTCGGTATCGGGACACTCATCGTCTTTATCGCAATGGTGTTAGTGGCGGCGATAGCCGCGGGCGTACTCCTGAACACTTCGGGAGCGTTGGCCGACAGAGCCGAACAGACGAGTCGTGACTCAACCGACCGGGTCTCGAACCGCCTCATGGTCGTCAGCGCGTACGGGCACGTCACCGACGAGGAGTACAACTCCGAGCCGAAATCGACGACGGACATCATGCCCAACGAGAGCGTCGATACCGTGGAGTTGACGGTGAAGTTGTCGCCGGGGTCGGGCACGGTGAACCTCTCGCAGGCGACGCTCTCGTGGGTCGGTCCGCGGACCGCGACCACGCTCGTCCACGGGGAGTCCGCCGATTACGCGCCGGGCGTTCTGGATAAGGGGAACCCTGGAACGTTCGGTTTGGAACCCGATGACGGCGATTCCGACGACGACCAGACCGCTCCCCATCAGGTGTTCAACACCTACGCGCTCGACGACAACGACCACACCACGCTCTCGGGACAAGGCCAGCGAATCAAGATACACGTCAACGCCGGTCTCGTCGAGGCGGAGACCCGCGACGCGGTCACGCCGCCGTACTCCGAACCGCTCCGGGGCGGGAGCGAGGTCCGACTGAAACTCACCACGCCATCGGGCGCGACCACGGTCTATCGTCTCACGGTGCCCCAATCGCTGGCGGGAAGCGAGTTCGTCTCGCTGTGA
- a CDS encoding Lrp/AsnC family transcriptional regulator: MDERDVTILKAIADLGTGSPEKLSEETDIPVSTIHYRLNNLREEGVIENDLYDIDLEAAGLGVTVVVEVLADYSDSYEEFGEELLAVEGVTQAYFAMGETDFILVARLPDSDAVERLISEFESIDGVERTNSTFVISSLRDTDNPLESYSLETLVEELADE, translated from the coding sequence ATGGACGAGCGCGACGTGACCATCCTGAAGGCCATCGCCGACCTCGGAACCGGCAGTCCCGAGAAACTGAGCGAGGAGACCGACATCCCGGTCTCGACCATCCACTACCGACTGAACAACCTGCGCGAGGAGGGCGTCATCGAGAACGACCTCTACGACATCGACCTCGAAGCGGCGGGTCTCGGCGTCACCGTCGTCGTGGAGGTGCTGGCCGACTACAGCGACTCCTACGAGGAGTTCGGCGAGGAACTGCTTGCTGTCGAGGGCGTCACGCAGGCGTACTTCGCCATGGGCGAAACCGACTTCATCCTCGTCGCGCGCCTCCCCGACAGCGACGCGGTCGAACGCCTCATCAGCGAGTTCGAGAGCATCGACGGCGTCGAGCGCACCAACTCGACGTTCGTCATCTCCTCGTTACGGGATACTGATAATCCACTGGAGAGTTACAGTTTAGAAACGTTGGTCGAAGAACTGGCCGACGAGTAG
- the thyX gene encoding FAD-dependent thymidylate synthase → MEVKLLKATEDPEETICTAARNDYMEEFAGDKSFKEIMTTIEGETIEEKKETLIGHLLKQGHFGPFEHPQATFAVKGISRSCMAQITRHRHVSFDVRSMRYVSFDDVDPENVAEGEMVVTPPSANDPDWVGRNQKGGAVDDETVEKREEIFRESVKRSVEDYQELLDLGMPPEDARFVLPIGTEVNMVLSMNARMLMHVADMRAAADAQWEIREMTEEILDLAKEWCPITFEYYEENMKNRKNRLAP, encoded by the coding sequence ATGGAAGTCAAACTGCTGAAAGCCACTGAGGACCCGGAAGAGACGATTTGTACCGCGGCGCGCAACGATTACATGGAGGAGTTCGCCGGTGACAAGTCGTTCAAGGAAATCATGACGACGATTGAGGGCGAGACCATCGAGGAGAAGAAGGAGACGCTTATCGGACATCTTCTGAAGCAGGGGCACTTCGGTCCCTTCGAACACCCGCAGGCGACGTTCGCGGTGAAGGGCATCAGCCGGTCCTGCATGGCTCAAATCACGCGCCACCGGCACGTCTCGTTCGACGTACGGAGCATGCGCTACGTCTCGTTCGACGACGTGGACCCCGAGAACGTCGCCGAGGGCGAGATGGTTGTCACGCCGCCGTCCGCCAACGACCCCGATTGGGTCGGTCGGAACCAGAAGGGCGGCGCGGTGGACGACGAAACCGTCGAGAAGCGAGAGGAGATTTTCCGGGAGTCCGTCAAGCGGTCGGTCGAGGATTATCAAGAGCTGCTCGACCTCGGGATGCCACCGGAGGACGCCCGGTTCGTCCTGCCCATCGGAACCGAGGTCAACATGGTGCTGTCGATGAACGCCCGGATGCTCATGCACGTCGCCGATATGCGCGCGGCGGCCGACGCCCAGTGGGAAATTAGGGAGATGACGGAGGAAATCCTCGACTTGGCGAAGGAGTGGTGTCCCATTACCTTCGAGTACTACGAAGAGAACATGAAGAACCGAAAGAATCGACTCGCGCCCTAA
- the cas2 gene encoding CRISPR-associated endonuclease Cas2: MVYVVVVYDVQADRTHLLLNFLRQYLTHVQNSVFEGDVTEGDLETIENRLDSLLEPDESTIIYEVSSEKLLDRSVFGEDPTEDRRFL, translated from the coding sequence GTGGTGTACGTAGTCGTCGTCTACGACGTGCAGGCCGACCGCACCCACCTCCTGCTCAACTTCCTCCGCCAGTACCTGACTCACGTACAGAACTCGGTCTTCGAGGGCGACGTGACCGAAGGCGACCTCGAAACCATCGAGAACCGGCTCGACTCGCTTCTCGAACCCGACGAATCGACCATCATCTACGAAGTCTCCTCGGAGAAACTACTCGACCGGTCGGTGTTCGGCGAGGACCCTACCGAAGACCGGCGCTTTCTGTAA